The sequence AGTCTCTGGATCAACACTGACTCGAAATGTAGGGTCTTCCTCAGACAGAGACTGAAGAGCTTTCGATAGCTTCTCCATATCCTGCTTTGTCTTGGGCTCAACCGCTACAGAAATTACAGGCTCTGGGACATAGAGCGACTCTAATACAATGGGCGAACTCTCGTTGCAAATCGTATCGCCTGTAAACGTATCTTTCAGACCCAGGACAGCTCCCAAGTCACCAGCGCGCATTTCATCAACTTCAATGCGATCATCCGCTTTCAAGATAATAAGCCGAGAGATGCGCTCCTTCTTACCCTTGGTTGCGTTGTAGACATAGCTTCCCTTGGTTAAAACACCTGAATATACGCGGATGAAGGTAAGACGGCCATAGGGATCTGACATGACCTTGAATGCCAAGGCTGCTAGTGGTTCATCGTCCGAGGCGTGGCGTTCGGCTGTGCTGCCATCCGGTAAAACACCCTGAATCGGTGGCACATCCAGTGGTGAGGGCAAGTAATCCACAACCGCATCTAACAAAAGCTGCACACCCTTATTCTTAAAGGCAGAACCACACAAGACCGGAACCATTGAACCGTCGATAGTAGCCTTGCGGAGAGTGGCCTGAATTTCGTCTTCAGTTAATTCTCCACCCTCTAAGTATTTCTCTGTCAGGGTATCATCTAGCTCCGCTACGGACTCGACCAGTTTCGTTCGCCACTCACTCGCTTGATCAGCGATCGCCTCTGGAATGTCCGTTTCTTGAATGTCCGTACCCAAGTCGTTGGTGTAGATATAAGCCTTCATCTTCACCAAATCGACAATTCCTTGGAAGTCTGCTTCCGAACCAATGGGAATTTGAATCGGCACTGCATTTGCTTTCAAGCGATCGCAAATTTGACCATAAACCTTAAAAAAGTTTGCGCCTGTGCGATCCATTTTGTTCACAAAGGCAATGCGTGGAACCGAGTAGCGATCCGCTTGACGCCACACTGTTTCAGATTGGGGCTGGACACCGCCGACAGAACAGAAAACGGCCACCACCCCATCAAGCACCCGCATAGATCGCTCTACTTCAATCGTGAAATCTACGTGTCCGGGCGTATCAATAATGTTGATTTGATGATCGTTCCACTTGGTACTGATGGCAGCAGCCGTGATCGTGATTCCACGCTCCCGTTCCTGCTCCATCCAGTCGGTCACAGCAGTACCTTCGTGAACCTCCCCAATCTTGTGGACGATCCCCGAATAAAACAGGATTCTCTCTGTGGTAGTCGTTTTGCCAGCATCAATGTGTGCGGCAATTCCCATATTTCTTATCCGCTCAAGCGGAACAGTACGTGCCACAGCTACCTCCTCGAATAGTCTCTGCCGCAGGCTTTGCAGGATGTTTTCATACGATCTTAACGTTCATAGAAAGCATTTTGTATGCCGCTATGAAGTAAACCTAGTAGCGATAGTGAGCAAATGCCTTATTTGCCTCAGCCATACGATGAGTCTCTTCGCGCTTGCGAATCGCACTTCCAGTTTCGTTAGCAGCATCCATCAACTCGTTCGCAAGTTTCATCGCCATGGTTTTGCCAGAACGCTGACGTGAAAACTGAATAAGCCAACGTAATGCTAGAGCTGTACCCCGATCAGAGCGTACTTCCATGGGAACCTGGTATGTTGCACCACCCACGCGACGAGCCTTAACTTCCACGAGAGGGGTTGCGTTTCGCACAGCTTTTTCAAAGGTTTCTAATGGCTCTGAACCTGTGCGTTCCTCAATAATCTTGAAGGCGTCATAGATAATGTTGTAAGCCAAGGAGCGCTTACCACTCCTCATCAAACGCCGAACCATCATACTAACAAGACGGCTATTGTAAACAGAATCAGGAGGAACAGGGCGCTTTTGGATGACTGTGCGACGAGACATAGGTTACCTTAAAACTCAGAATGTTCGATTGATGAAGTCTAGTAGTACGGACAGGAAATACCTTACTGGAAGCTAGGTCAAAACGAGGTTGAATGCGAACAACTCAAGCGCCCAACTACGCCTTCTTCGGACGCTTAGTACCGTACTTAGAACGCCCCTGAAGACGATCCTTAACGCCTGCAGCGTCCAGAGTTCCACGAATGATGTGATAACGAACTCCTGGCAAATCCTTAACACGACCTCCTCGAATCATGACCACAGAGTGCTCTTGAAGGTTGTGCCCAATGCCCGGAATGTAAGCCGTAACCTCAAAGCCAGAGGTAAGACGAACCCGAGCAACCTTTCGCAGCGCTGAGTTTGGTTTCTTCGGGGTAGTAGTATACACACGTGTGCAAACTCCACGACGCTGAGGACAGCTCTTTAACGCGGGAGACTTCGTCTTCTTCTTTGCTTTTTGGCGTTCACTACGAATGAGTTGTTGGATTGTGGGCATGAGTCGAGGTCTTGTACCTAATGAAGATAAGCGAAATAATTCACAAACAAATCCTTATCGTATCTAATTTGGATAGCGCTTGTCAAATTATTCTTGGTTAAGTCACGCACATTGAAACGAGCTACCGCAGCTACAGGTTTGAACTGCTTTTGCGTTATGAAATCGAAAGCCTCCACCCATCAGATCTTCCGAATAGTCGATAGATAGGTTTTCGATGCGTTCAGCGCTAGC is a genomic window of Synechococcales cyanobacterium T60_A2020_003 containing:
- a CDS encoding 30S ribosomal protein S12 codes for the protein MPTIQQLIRSERQKAKKKTKSPALKSCPQRRGVCTRVYTTTPKKPNSALRKVARVRLTSGFEVTAYIPGIGHNLQEHSVVMIRGGRVKDLPGVRYHIIRGTLDAAGVKDRLQGRSKYGTKRPKKA
- the fusA gene encoding elongation factor G gives rise to the protein MARTVPLERIRNMGIAAHIDAGKTTTTERILFYSGIVHKIGEVHEGTAVTDWMEQERERGITITAAAISTKWNDHQINIIDTPGHVDFTIEVERSMRVLDGVVAVFCSVGGVQPQSETVWRQADRYSVPRIAFVNKMDRTGANFFKVYGQICDRLKANAVPIQIPIGSEADFQGIVDLVKMKAYIYTNDLGTDIQETDIPEAIADQASEWRTKLVESVAELDDTLTEKYLEGGELTEDEIQATLRKATIDGSMVPVLCGSAFKNKGVQLLLDAVVDYLPSPLDVPPIQGVLPDGSTAERHASDDEPLAALAFKVMSDPYGRLTFIRVYSGVLTKGSYVYNATKGKKERISRLIILKADDRIEVDEMRAGDLGAVLGLKDTFTGDTICNESSPIVLESLYVPEPVISVAVEPKTKQDMEKLSKALQSLSEEDPTFRVSVDPETNQTVIAGMGELHLEILVDRMLREFKVEANVGAPQVAYRETIRKAVSKVEGKFVRQSGGKGQYGHVVIDLEPSDAGTGFEFISKIVGGAIPKEYIAPAEQGMKEACESGILAGYPLIDVKVTLVDGSYHDVDSSEMAFKIAGSMAIKEAVMKASPVILEPMMKVEVEVPEDFVGTVIGDLISRRGHIEGQTSEAGITKVTAKVPLERMFGYATDIRSNTQGRGIFSMEFSHYDEVPRNVAETIIAKSKGNA
- the rpsG gene encoding 30S ribosomal protein S7, giving the protein MSRRTVIQKRPVPPDSVYNSRLVSMMVRRLMRSGKRSLAYNIIYDAFKIIEERTGSEPLETFEKAVRNATPLVEVKARRVGGATYQVPMEVRSDRGTALALRWLIQFSRQRSGKTMAMKLANELMDAANETGSAIRKREETHRMAEANKAFAHYRY